A stretch of the Ptiloglossa arizonensis isolate GNS036 chromosome 1, iyPtiAriz1_principal, whole genome shotgun sequence genome encodes the following:
- the Ken gene encoding zinc finger and BTB domain-containing ken and barbie protein isoform X2, with amino-acid sequence MYTDGLLTLHYGKHPATLAAEVGAWYTGDRHVDVTLACDDGSVVKAHRVVLAAASPLLAGLLRNPALDHVVHLSGVRKTQLTHLLEFLYNGEALIPSTELTPLRELFELLQIKSELFEPNQPQTSSNSDPERIPTPQPSEGQESSSYESQYDGRQSNNPADCCSVLIKTEGCEEEPEVDVEGIEGEALLTENRESSIEPPRRRDSSDPVNLSLNSGTSTTSESSHDIVPRPEKQLLERRESLEEVEERRRQFAARLALGLEPGKRKPEEIPIPPAEAYVVTPHRKRRPGFHNAPAQNPAFVPFNPGFETPRRLQAPHPLSVSAPPYLDRSVTPPGASHRPPSADPASAAGLEPPWGSWALPPARAPPPPPTDDPPKSTPVREYRCSYCGKQFGMSWNLKTHLRVHTGEKPFACRLCVAMFKQKAHLLKHLCSVHRGVIAAPDNTFTCCFCSLSFDSLQELIRHLSGPHNNLLLSKNLHD; translated from the exons ATGTATACTGACGGTCTCCTAACACTCCATTATGGGAAGCATCCAGCGACCTTGGCCGCAGAAGTCGGAGCCTGGTACACCGGGGACCGTCACGTGGACGTGACGTTAGCCTGCGACGATGGTTCCGTCGTCAAGGCCCATCGCGTAGTTTTGGCAGCAGCTAGTCCCCTTTTGGCCGGTCTCCTACGTAATCCTGCGCTGGACCACGTGGTCCATTTGTCCGGAGTTCGAAAAACCCAGCTAACTCACCTGCTGGAATTTCTCTATAACGGAGAAGCTCTTATACCG TCGACGGAACTCACACCGCTGAGGGAACTGTTCGAACTTCTTCAAATCAAGTCGGAGCTGTTCGAGCCTAATCAACCTCAGACCTCTAGCAATTCCGACCCCGAAAGAATACCCACCCCTCAGCCCTCCGAGGGCCAAGAAAGCTCGAGCTATGAGTCGCAATACGACGGCAG GCAGTCCAACAACCCCGCGGACTGTTGCTCGGTTCTCATTAAAACCGAGGGCTGCGAGGAGGAACCGGAAGTAGACGTGGAAGGCATCGAGGGGGAAGCACTCCTTACGGAAAACAGGGAAAGCAGTATAGAACCGCCCCGAAGGAGGGATAGCTCCGATCCTGTGAACCTGAGTCTAAATTCTGGGACTTCCACTACCAGTGAAAGTTCCCACGATATCGTGCCTAG GCCGGAGAAACAATTGCTGGAAAGGCGAGAATCTCTGGAGGAGgtagaagagagaagaagacaATTCGCGGCCCGACTCGCGCTAGGCTTAGAACCGGGAAAACGGAAACCAGAGGAAATACCTATCCCACCTGCGGAAGCGTACGTTGTGACGCCTCATCGGAAACGAAGGCCAGGCTTTCACAACGCGCCCGCCCAGAATCCGGCTTTTGTACCATTTAATCCTGGATTCGAGACGCCGAGGCGGTTGCAAGCGCCACATCCCCTCAGCGTCTCGGCACCTCCGTACCTG GACAGGTCGGTGACACCCCCGGGAGCATCGCACAGGCCGCCGAGCGCGGACCCAGCGTCGGCGGCGGGCCTCGAACCGCCTTGGGGTTCCTGGGCCCTGCCCCCGGCGAGGGCCCCGCCGCCACCGCCCACGGACGACCCGCCGAAATCTACCCCCGTTCGTGAATACCGGTGCAGTTATTGTGGCAAACAGTTCGGGATGTCTTGGAACTTGAAGACGCATCTGCGAGTGCACACGGGCGAGAAACCGTTCGCGTGTAGACTTTGTGTCGCCATGTTCAAGCAAAAGGCCCACCTGCTGAAGCACCTCTGCTCGGTACACAGAGGCGTCATAGCCGCGCCCGACAACACGTTCACCTGTTGCTTCTGTTCGTTGAGTTTCGACAGCCTACAGGAGCTGATCAGGCATTTGTCGGGACCGCACAATAATCTGCTGCTCAGCAAGAATCTGCACGACTAG
- the Ken gene encoding zinc finger and BTB domain-containing ken and barbie protein isoform X1, with amino-acid sequence MYTDGLLTLHYGKHPATLAAEVGAWYTGDRHVDVTLACDDGSVVKAHRVVLAAASPLLAGLLRNPALDHVVHLSGVRKTQLTHLLEFLYNGEALIPSTELTPLRELFELLQIKSELFEPNQPQTSSNSDPERIPTPQPSEGQESSSYESQYDGRQSNNPADCCSVLIKTEGCEEEPEVDVEGIEGEALLTENRESSIEPPRRRDSSDPVNLSLNSGTSTTSESSHDIVPRPEKQLLERRESLEEVEERRRQFAARLALGLEPGKRKPEEIPIPPAEAYVVTPHRKRRPGFHNAPAQNPAFVPFNPGFETPRRLQAPHPLSVSAPPYLQDRSVTPPGASHRPPSADPASAAGLEPPWGSWALPPARAPPPPPTDDPPKSTPVREYRCSYCGKQFGMSWNLKTHLRVHTGEKPFACRLCVAMFKQKAHLLKHLCSVHRGVIAAPDNTFTCCFCSLSFDSLQELIRHLSGPHNNLLLSKNLHD; translated from the exons ATGTATACTGACGGTCTCCTAACACTCCATTATGGGAAGCATCCAGCGACCTTGGCCGCAGAAGTCGGAGCCTGGTACACCGGGGACCGTCACGTGGACGTGACGTTAGCCTGCGACGATGGTTCCGTCGTCAAGGCCCATCGCGTAGTTTTGGCAGCAGCTAGTCCCCTTTTGGCCGGTCTCCTACGTAATCCTGCGCTGGACCACGTGGTCCATTTGTCCGGAGTTCGAAAAACCCAGCTAACTCACCTGCTGGAATTTCTCTATAACGGAGAAGCTCTTATACCG TCGACGGAACTCACACCGCTGAGGGAACTGTTCGAACTTCTTCAAATCAAGTCGGAGCTGTTCGAGCCTAATCAACCTCAGACCTCTAGCAATTCCGACCCCGAAAGAATACCCACCCCTCAGCCCTCCGAGGGCCAAGAAAGCTCGAGCTATGAGTCGCAATACGACGGCAG GCAGTCCAACAACCCCGCGGACTGTTGCTCGGTTCTCATTAAAACCGAGGGCTGCGAGGAGGAACCGGAAGTAGACGTGGAAGGCATCGAGGGGGAAGCACTCCTTACGGAAAACAGGGAAAGCAGTATAGAACCGCCCCGAAGGAGGGATAGCTCCGATCCTGTGAACCTGAGTCTAAATTCTGGGACTTCCACTACCAGTGAAAGTTCCCACGATATCGTGCCTAG GCCGGAGAAACAATTGCTGGAAAGGCGAGAATCTCTGGAGGAGgtagaagagagaagaagacaATTCGCGGCCCGACTCGCGCTAGGCTTAGAACCGGGAAAACGGAAACCAGAGGAAATACCTATCCCACCTGCGGAAGCGTACGTTGTGACGCCTCATCGGAAACGAAGGCCAGGCTTTCACAACGCGCCCGCCCAGAATCCGGCTTTTGTACCATTTAATCCTGGATTCGAGACGCCGAGGCGGTTGCAAGCGCCACATCCCCTCAGCGTCTCGGCACCTCCGTACCTG CAGGACAGGTCGGTGACACCCCCGGGAGCATCGCACAGGCCGCCGAGCGCGGACCCAGCGTCGGCGGCGGGCCTCGAACCGCCTTGGGGTTCCTGGGCCCTGCCCCCGGCGAGGGCCCCGCCGCCACCGCCCACGGACGACCCGCCGAAATCTACCCCCGTTCGTGAATACCGGTGCAGTTATTGTGGCAAACAGTTCGGGATGTCTTGGAACTTGAAGACGCATCTGCGAGTGCACACGGGCGAGAAACCGTTCGCGTGTAGACTTTGTGTCGCCATGTTCAAGCAAAAGGCCCACCTGCTGAAGCACCTCTGCTCGGTACACAGAGGCGTCATAGCCGCGCCCGACAACACGTTCACCTGTTGCTTCTGTTCGTTGAGTTTCGACAGCCTACAGGAGCTGATCAGGCATTTGTCGGGACCGCACAATAATCTGCTGCTCAGCAAGAATCTGCACGACTAG